From a single Candidatus Omnitrophota bacterium genomic region:
- a CDS encoding STAS domain-containing protein, with translation MAVKIESKNGLTVCNVDGEIDINSSPAIKKSFDKLLSQKTPKIVINLTKVTYVDSSGLATLVETLKNMKAYGGRLRLTGLSPKIKSLFEITKLEKLFEIMADEEEAISTFM, from the coding sequence ATGGCCGTTAAGATAGAATCCAAGAACGGATTGACTGTATGTAATGTAGACGGCGAGATAGATATAAACTCAAGTCCGGCTATAAAGAAGTCCTTCGACAAGCTGCTTTCCCAAAAGACGCCAAAGATAGTTATAAACCTGACCAAGGTCACTTATGTGGACTCATCCGGGCTTGCGACTCTGGTGGAGACACTAAAGAATATGAAAGCTTACGGCGGAAGACTGCGGTTAACCGGCCTTTCTCCAAAGATAAAGAGCCTCTTCGAGATAACCAAGCTCGAGAAGCTGTTTGAAATAATGGCAGACGAAGAAGAAGCCATCTCAACGTTCATGTAG
- a CDS encoding ATP-binding protein: MIITVPSEIKYVKEISSKITKSLLPYKLEEEALFDIKLCVEEAVRNAIVHGNRSNRKLPVKVDCRVDDGILNIEVEDRGAGFDHKLLPDPTKDGNILRNSGRGVYLILKLMDKVEFNESGNRIRMIKRFRTLDA; the protein is encoded by the coding sequence ATTATTATAACTGTTCCCAGCGAGATAAAGTATGTAAAAGAAATCTCTTCGAAGATCACTAAAAGCCTTTTGCCATATAAATTGGAAGAAGAAGCGCTGTTCGATATAAAGTTATGCGTGGAAGAGGCCGTCAGGAACGCGATCGTCCACGGCAACCGATCGAACAGGAAATTACCGGTCAAGGTGGATTGCAGGGTCGATGACGGTATCCTTAATATCGAGGTCGAGGACCGGGGAGCGGGTTTTGACCATAAGCTCCTTCCGGATCCTACCAAGGATGGAAACATCCTCAGGAATTCCGGCAGAGGCGTATATCTTATATTGAAATTGATGGACAAGGTCGAATTCAATGAATCAGGAAATAGAATAAGGATGATAAAAAGATTCAGAACATTAGACGCGTGA
- a CDS encoding acetyl-CoA carboxylase carboxyltransferase subunit alpha, protein MAIHVYGLEFEKPILELERKIGELRGFTAHKDIDISGEVTRLEEKLSRIKKEIYDNLTPWQRVQIARHPKRPYTLDYIDMMMTDFIEIHGDRHYADDKAMICGLAKVGGENIVVIGHQKGKDTKENLERNFGSAHPEGYRKAIRVMKMAEKFSLPVISFIDTPGAYPGIGAEERGQAEAIAYNLRRMADLATPVIIFVIGEGGSGGALGIGIGDRTYVLENSYYSVISPEGCAAILWKERSRAPDAAAALKLTAKDLFEMQIIDGIIKEPLGGAHRNPQESADNIKKVIKKDLAELKGLSGTKLLDMRYSRIRAIGKFTEK, encoded by the coding sequence ATGGCTATACATGTTTACGGGTTGGAATTCGAGAAGCCCATATTAGAGCTGGAGAGGAAGATAGGCGAGCTCAGAGGGTTCACCGCCCATAAGGACATAGACATATCCGGGGAGGTAACAAGACTCGAGGAGAAGCTCTCTCGCATAAAGAAAGAGATATATGATAACCTGACTCCGTGGCAGAGGGTGCAGATAGCCCGTCATCCCAAAAGGCCGTATACACTTGACTATATAGATATGATGATGACGGATTTCATAGAGATCCACGGCGACAGGCATTACGCCGACGACAAGGCGATGATCTGCGGCCTGGCGAAAGTGGGCGGTGAAAATATCGTAGTTATAGGACACCAGAAGGGGAAGGATACCAAAGAGAACCTTGAAAGGAATTTCGGCAGCGCGCATCCGGAAGGGTACAGGAAGGCTATCCGGGTGATGAAGATGGCCGAAAAGTTCAGCCTGCCGGTAATTTCGTTTATTGATACGCCGGGAGCGTATCCGGGGATAGGCGCTGAAGAGAGGGGCCAGGCTGAGGCGATCGCGTACAATTTAAGAAGGATGGCCGACCTGGCTACGCCGGTGATCATATTTGTTATCGGGGAAGGCGGATCCGGCGGGGCGCTCGGCATAGGTATCGGCGACAGGACATATGTACTTGAAAATTCATATTATTCGGTGATATCCCCCGAAGGGTGCGCGGCCATATTGTGGAAGGAGCGCTCGAGAGCGCCTGACGCGGCCGCAGCGCTGAAATTGACGGCGAAAGATTTATTTGAAATGCAAATTATCGATGGTATAATAAAAGAACCTCTCGGCGGGGCGCACAGGAATCCTCAGGAGTCGGCCGATAACATAAAGAAGGTAATAAAGAAGGACCTGGCCGAGTTAAAGGGCCTGTCCGGGACCAAATTGCTGGATATGAGGTACTCCAGGATACGGGCGATCGGTAAATTCACGGAAAAATAG
- a CDS encoding L,D-transpeptidase family protein, producing MDKRFLIVGAVILFLITASVLGYIIISTKAPSGAAASSAAVINQSVMKLGDIKKLLEQGQTETALKNLKILIVKSPGSAEALTAYFLLGSTYEKSGELLNARDAYQKLVEKFPASGEILKAQEALENVNVQILFSPIPTPDSVSYEVQKGDTLTRIAKKYGTTVELIAKANGLKNNAIRVGENIKINKSRFSIAVDKSQNILTLKDNENILKTYRVSTGKNSCTPVGTFKITTKIVDPPWYPPTGGVVQSGDPKNVLGSRWLGISKEGYGIHGTIEPESIGRSVTEGCVRMKNAEVEELYTIVPEGTEVLIVD from the coding sequence ATGGATAAGAGATTCCTGATTGTCGGCGCGGTTATATTATTCTTAATAACGGCCTCTGTCCTAGGGTACATTATAATTTCAACGAAAGCCCCATCAGGGGCGGCTGCGTCGTCCGCGGCGGTTATTAATCAATCCGTCATGAAGCTGGGCGACATCAAGAAATTGCTCGAGCAGGGCCAGACCGAAACAGCGTTAAAGAACCTGAAGATACTTATAGTGAAGTCGCCCGGATCGGCCGAAGCCCTGACGGCTTATTTTTTGCTCGGATCCACATACGAAAAATCCGGCGAGCTGCTGAACGCGAGGGACGCCTACCAGAAGTTAGTAGAGAAGTTCCCGGCGTCGGGGGAGATATTGAAAGCGCAGGAGGCGCTGGAGAATGTGAACGTGCAGATATTGTTCTCGCCTATACCGACCCCGGACTCTGTTTCTTATGAGGTGCAGAAGGGCGACACGCTGACCAGGATCGCGAAAAAATACGGCACCACCGTAGAGTTGATAGCAAAGGCGAACGGCCTTAAGAACAACGCTATCAGGGTAGGGGAAAATATCAAGATTAATAAATCCAGGTTCAGCATAGCGGTCGATAAGTCACAGAATATATTGACGCTTAAGGACAATGAAAATATATTGAAGACATACAGGGTCTCTACCGGCAAAAATTCATGCACGCCGGTAGGCACGTTCAAGATCACGACCAAGATAGTCGATCCGCCATGGTATCCGCCCACCGGAGGGGTGGTTCAGTCCGGGGATCCTAAGAATGTGCTCGGTTCCAGGTGGCTCGGTATATCCAAAGAGGGGTACGGGATCCACGGGACGATAGAGCCCGAATCGATAGGCAGGAGCGTCACAGAAGGCTGCGTGAGGATGAAGAACGCGGAAGTCGAAGAGTTATATACCATAGTCCCGGAGGGGACTGAAGTGCTGATCGTCGACTAA
- a CDS encoding divergent PAP2 family protein — MIANLIEFSHNYIFWTSAAAWFIAQTIKVLLGVFREKKFNFRWFVGSGGMPSSHGAAVSSLATSVGITYGFDSALFAITVTFTLIVLFDAQGVRLATGRQANILNKMLEDIYWKKKLDEDKLKEFIGHTPIEVWAGMVLGILVSLLFYK, encoded by the coding sequence ATGATTGCAAACCTAATTGAGTTCAGCCACAACTACATATTCTGGACATCGGCGGCCGCATGGTTCATAGCGCAGACGATAAAGGTCCTGCTTGGCGTGTTCAGGGAAAAGAAGTTCAACTTCCGGTGGTTTGTCGGCTCCGGCGGCATGCCCAGTTCTCACGGCGCCGCGGTATCGTCCCTCGCGACGTCGGTGGGTATTACATATGGTTTTGATTCCGCGCTGTTCGCTATAACCGTTACGTTCACCCTCATAGTCCTTTTCGACGCGCAGGGCGTAAGGCTCGCCACGGGCCGGCAGGCCAATATATTGAATAAGATGCTGGAAGATATATACTGGAAAAAGAAATTAGACGAAGACAAGCTGAAAGAGTTCATCGGCCACACGCCCATAGAAGTCTGGGCGGGCATGGTCCTGGGCATCCTCGTCTCATTGCTGTTCTATAAGTGA
- the folE gene encoding GTP cyclohydrolase I FolE: MDKKRIEKAVKEILIAVGEDVKRPDIKDTPKRVAEMYEEILGGTGINPGKELEVVFEKDHDEIVLLKGIPLYSICEHHLLPFVGKAHVAYLPSNNKVTGLSKLARVVDILSRRLQVQERLTTDIADIVMKKLNPKGVLVIIEAEHLCMSMRGIKKPGVLTITSAVRGVFRRNEKTRAEALALIKG, encoded by the coding sequence ATGGACAAAAAACGGATCGAAAAGGCTGTTAAAGAGATATTGATCGCGGTCGGAGAGGACGTTAAGAGGCCCGATATCAAAGATACCCCAAAGCGCGTCGCGGAGATGTATGAAGAGATATTGGGCGGGACGGGCATCAACCCCGGCAAAGAGCTCGAGGTGGTATTCGAAAAAGATCATGATGAGATAGTGCTGTTAAAAGGCATACCTCTTTATTCGATATGCGAACATCACCTGCTGCCGTTCGTAGGGAAAGCGCATGTCGCTTACCTGCCCAGCAATAACAAGGTCACGGGCTTAAGCAAACTGGCCAGGGTGGTCGATATCCTATCCAGGAGGCTGCAGGTCCAGGAACGCCTTACCACCGATATAGCCGATATAGTAATGAAGAAACTCAACCCTAAGGGCGTCCTGGTTATAATAGAGGCCGAGCACCTCTGCATGAGCATGAGGGGTATAAAGAAACCCGGCGTCCTTACCATAACGAGCGCCGTACGCGGCGTCTTTAGGCGGAACGAAAAGACCAGGGCTGAAGCCCTGGCTCTTATAAAGGGTTGA
- the mnmE gene encoding tRNA uridine-5-carboxymethylaminomethyl(34) synthesis GTPase MnmE: MKNNSPDDTIAALSTPIGEGGISIARLSGPKALMIADAVFASKDKDKPSKFKTYTVHYGHIVDEKNRVVDEVLLTVMKAPKSYTKEDVVEINCHGGIQAAKRALELILERGARLAEPGEFTKRAFLNGRLDLAQAEAVLDVIRSKTEGSLKVAMSQLDGGLSNKVNAILDSMIDAASQIEASIDFPEEDIEIIENSGLVKKVEGVIRGLQDLVRTYRSGAVLREGVLAIICGKPNVGKSSLMNLLLNRDRVIVSPIPGTTRDAVEEVINLKGVPVRLVDTAGIADAKDALDKEGVKRSKKYLDLADIVILVLDGSTAIGKEDLDIIKLALGKKKIVVINKSDLPKKTDAKKAKKFFKDDKIVEISVGKRRNIGTLEKELLGAVWSGEYDQGESAVVANARHKELLDRALDNMLSVKKALAKRTPCELVAVDLKEALYHLGLIVGKSVSDDILDRIFEQFCIGK; this comes from the coding sequence ATGAAAAATAATAGTCCAGACGATACTATTGCCGCGCTCTCCACGCCGATAGGCGAGGGAGGTATAAGCATAGCCAGGCTCAGCGGGCCAAAGGCGCTCATGATCGCGGATGCCGTATTCGCTTCAAAAGATAAAGATAAGCCTTCCAAATTTAAGACTTACACAGTCCATTACGGCCACATAGTAGATGAAAAAAACAGGGTAGTTGATGAAGTCCTTTTGACCGTTATGAAGGCTCCGAAGAGCTATACGAAAGAGGATGTTGTGGAGATAAATTGCCACGGAGGAATCCAGGCGGCGAAGAGGGCCCTTGAACTGATATTGGAACGCGGGGCGCGTCTGGCCGAGCCCGGAGAATTTACGAAGCGCGCGTTCCTTAACGGCAGGCTCGACCTGGCGCAGGCGGAAGCGGTCCTGGACGTCATCAGATCCAAGACCGAAGGATCCCTGAAGGTCGCGATGAGCCAGCTTGACGGCGGACTTTCGAATAAGGTGAACGCGATACTTGATTCCATGATCGATGCAGCCTCGCAGATAGAGGCCTCTATAGATTTTCCGGAAGAAGACATAGAGATAATAGAGAATTCCGGGCTGGTAAAAAAGGTTGAAGGCGTTATACGCGGATTGCAGGATCTTGTCCGCACATACCGGAGCGGCGCAGTGCTAAGGGAAGGGGTGCTGGCGATAATCTGCGGCAAGCCGAACGTCGGCAAATCAAGCCTGATGAACCTGCTGTTGAACAGGGACAGGGTCATAGTCTCTCCTATACCGGGAACAACGAGAGACGCTGTGGAAGAAGTCATAAACCTTAAAGGTGTTCCAGTCAGGCTTGTGGATACGGCGGGCATAGCCGATGCGAAGGACGCGCTCGATAAGGAGGGCGTGAAGCGGAGCAAGAAGTACCTGGATCTCGCGGATATAGTGATCCTCGTGCTCGACGGCTCTACCGCGATCGGAAAAGAAGACCTGGATATAATAAAATTGGCACTCGGCAAGAAGAAGATAGTGGTGATAAACAAATCCGACCTTCCGAAAAAGACGGACGCGAAAAAAGCCAAAAAGTTTTTCAAGGATGATAAGATAGTCGAGATATCGGTTGGGAAGAGACGTAATATAGGAACGCTGGAGAAGGAGTTGCTTGGGGCCGTATGGAGCGGAGAGTATGACCAGGGCGAATCGGCAGTAGTGGCGAACGCGCGCCACAAAGAGCTTCTTGACAGGGCGCTCGATAATATGCTATCAGTTAAGAAGGCGCTTGCAAAGAGAACGCCCTGCGAGCTGGTCGCTGTCGATTTGAAGGAAGCGCTGTATCATCTGGGGCTCATAGTCGGCAAGTCTGTCTCGGATGATATCCTCGATAGGATATTTGAGCAATTCTGTATCGGAAAATAA
- a CDS encoding folylpolyglutamate synthase/dihydrofolate synthase family protein, whose amino-acid sequence MTYPEALEYLNEFTNYEKLNSYDYNRSFRLDRMRKLSSLLGDPQKGIKSIHVAGTKGKGSTCAITYSILRKSGFKVGLYTSPHLSSFCERIRINEAFIKEEDVGRLLDNVKGALSEMGAEAPSFFEVYTAIAYLYFKENAVDLAVYEVGLGGRLDATNIIEPLVCAITPISYEHTDKLGHTLREIAYEKAGIIKDGLVCVTAPQEEEAMETIKDVCKRKNAKLVVVGRDIKFKELESAEEKEVFNVSGMAGEYLALETKLLGAHQVINAATAVGIVESLGDHGIAVSPKAIRVGIASARWDGRLEVVSKRPHIVLDGAQNAASARALADSVKTIFKYKKLILALGVSSDKDIEGILKELLPITDSVVLTKSRIAERSLDPARMKALITSKNSVVTSNVEEAVRQAKSKAGAEDLILITGSLFVVGEAREILTGSGL is encoded by the coding sequence ATGACTTACCCCGAAGCCCTGGAATACCTTAACGAATTCACCAATTACGAGAAGCTCAACAGCTACGACTATAATAGATCGTTTAGATTAGACAGGATGAGGAAACTTTCATCTCTCCTCGGAGATCCGCAAAAAGGCATAAAGTCTATCCATGTGGCGGGAACGAAAGGTAAAGGTTCGACCTGCGCCATAACATATTCAATATTAAGAAAATCCGGATTTAAAGTAGGGCTCTATACATCTCCTCACCTTTCGTCTTTCTGCGAGAGGATCAGGATAAATGAAGCCTTCATAAAAGAAGAGGATGTGGGAAGGCTTCTGGATAATGTAAAGGGCGCGCTGTCGGAGATGGGCGCGGAAGCGCCGTCCTTTTTTGAGGTCTACACAGCCATCGCTTATCTTTATTTCAAGGAAAATGCCGTTGATCTTGCAGTCTACGAAGTCGGCCTCGGCGGCAGGCTGGACGCGACTAATATCATAGAACCGCTCGTCTGCGCCATTACGCCGATAAGTTACGAGCATACCGATAAATTGGGTCATACGCTCCGTGAGATAGCCTATGAAAAAGCCGGGATAATCAAAGATGGCCTCGTATGTGTTACCGCGCCGCAGGAAGAAGAGGCGATGGAAACCATCAAAGACGTCTGCAAACGCAAAAACGCAAAGCTGGTAGTAGTCGGAAGAGATATAAAATTTAAAGAACTGGAGAGCGCGGAAGAGAAAGAGGTCTTCAATGTATCCGGAATGGCGGGCGAATACCTCGCGTTGGAGACGAAGCTTTTAGGCGCCCATCAGGTCATCAACGCGGCGACGGCCGTCGGGATCGTGGAATCTCTCGGCGATCATGGCATAGCGGTATCTCCGAAAGCGATAAGAGTCGGGATCGCCTCCGCCAGGTGGGACGGCAGGCTTGAGGTAGTGTCGAAGAGGCCCCATATCGTGCTGGACGGCGCGCAGAACGCCGCAAGCGCGAGGGCGCTTGCCGATTCCGTTAAGACGATATTTAAATATAAAAAATTAATACTTGCGCTCGGCGTTTCAAGCGACAAAGACATAGAGGGGATACTGAAAGAACTTTTACCGATAACGGATTCTGTTGTATTGACAAAGTCCCGTATTGCCGAACGCTCGCTCGACCCGGCAAGGATGAAAGCATTGATAACATCCAAAAATTCGGTTGTTACCTCGAATGTTGAAGAAGCCGTGAGACAGGCAAAGTCAAAGGCCGGAGCAGAAGATCTTATACTGATAACGGGTTCGCTATTCGTGGTGGGCGAAGCGCGGGAAATATTGACGGGAAGCGGCCTATGA
- the purH gene encoding bifunctional phosphoribosylaminoimidazolecarboxamide formyltransferase/IMP cyclohydrolase — translation MRQGGVNVKINRALISVSDKSGLEDLAKVLNKFGVEILSTGGTAKAIRALGINVKDVSEHTGFPEMLDGRVKTLHPKVHGGLLALRDNKEHMETVKKYGIGLIDMVVVNLYPFEKTVAKPGTKLEEAIENIDIGGPSMLRSAAKNHRSVCVVCDVADYKRVIEEMEKRNGSVSEDLLVELGVKVFQKTSCYDAAIYAYLKGQGADGQDEDFPQALDLKFKKLQDLRYGENPHQKAAFYKDEAANEPSVSCAAQLHGKELSFNNIIDLNAALEIVKEFEAPAAAIIKHTNPCGTAVAKTLKQAYIDALDCDRLSAFGSIVGFNRPVDIEVANTILKEADFVECIIAPSYEKGALDALRTKKNLRLLEVKNFGPSTGSGPNPELVEGFGSRPGAPDRDMKKVVGGILIQDRDLAHIKESDLKVVTKAKPTKAQIESLLFGWVVAKHVKSNAIVLCQGTKTVGVGAGQMSRVVSVKIAAEKAGAKSKDSTLASDAFFPKEDGIEQAAQAGAKAIIQPGGSIRDAEVIKMADKLGIAMVFTGVRHFKH, via the coding sequence ATGAGGCAAGGAGGAGTTAACGTGAAGATTAACAGGGCGCTCATAAGCGTGTCGGATAAGTCCGGTCTGGAGGATCTTGCAAAGGTTTTGAATAAATTCGGCGTTGAGATACTATCGACGGGCGGGACGGCTAAGGCCATAAGGGCTCTCGGTATTAACGTAAAAGACGTTTCCGAGCATACGGGTTTTCCCGAGATGCTCGACGGCAGGGTGAAGACGCTTCATCCGAAGGTCCACGGCGGGCTGTTGGCGCTGCGCGATAACAAAGAACACATGGAGACCGTTAAGAAGTATGGGATCGGCCTTATAGATATGGTTGTCGTCAATCTCTATCCTTTCGAGAAGACGGTAGCGAAGCCGGGCACTAAACTTGAAGAGGCGATAGAGAATATAGACATCGGCGGGCCTTCAATGCTGAGAAGCGCGGCAAAGAACCACAGGAGCGTATGTGTAGTGTGCGATGTCGCCGATTATAAGAGGGTCATCGAAGAGATGGAGAAGCGAAACGGCAGCGTATCGGAGGACCTTTTAGTCGAACTGGGAGTGAAGGTATTCCAGAAGACGTCGTGTTACGACGCGGCGATATACGCATATCTGAAAGGGCAAGGGGCCGATGGCCAGGACGAAGATTTCCCGCAGGCGCTCGATTTAAAATTCAAAAAACTTCAGGACCTGAGATACGGAGAGAACCCGCACCAGAAGGCGGCATTTTATAAAGATGAAGCGGCCAATGAGCCAAGCGTCTCCTGCGCGGCGCAACTTCACGGCAAAGAGCTTTCTTTTAATAACATAATCGATCTTAATGCGGCCCTTGAAATAGTGAAAGAATTCGAAGCGCCTGCCGCGGCCATAATAAAGCACACCAACCCTTGCGGGACGGCCGTTGCCAAAACCCTGAAGCAGGCTTACATAGACGCGCTTGATTGCGATCGTCTCAGCGCTTTCGGAAGCATCGTCGGGTTCAACCGCCCTGTGGATATAGAGGTGGCGAATACCATCCTCAAGGAAGCTGATTTTGTCGAATGCATAATAGCGCCGTCGTATGAAAAAGGGGCGCTCGATGCATTGCGGACAAAAAAGAACCTGCGCCTTCTGGAAGTGAAGAATTTTGGCCCTTCGACAGGCTCAGGGCCGAATCCTGAGCTTGTCGAAGGATTCGGCTCAAGACCAGGCGCTCCGGATAGGGACATGAAGAAGGTCGTGGGAGGCATTCTTATCCAGGACAGGGACCTGGCGCATATCAAAGAGTCCGATCTTAAGGTTGTCACCAAAGCCAAGCCGACAAAAGCTCAGATAGAGTCGCTGCTTTTCGGATGGGTGGTCGCCAAACACGTCAAATCCAACGCGATAGTGTTGTGCCAGGGCACGAAGACAGTTGGCGTAGGAGCCGGACAGATGTCCAGGGTGGTTTCTGTCAAGATCGCCGCTGAAAAGGCGGGAGCAAAGTCGAAGGATTCCACGCTCGCCAGCGACGCGTTCTTCCCTAAAGAAGACGGGATCGAGCAGGCAGCGCAAGCCGGCGCCAAGGCCATAATACAGCCGGGCGGATCGATACGGGACGCGGAGGTCATAAAGATGGCCGACAAACTCGGCATAGCAATGGTCTTTACGGGAGTACGGCATTTTAAGCATTAA
- the gpmA gene encoding 2,3-diphosphoglycerate-dependent phosphoglycerate mutase, which translates to MKRLVLLRHGESVWNKENRFTGWTDVDLSEKGMAEAKKGGQALKKEGFVFDAAYTSVLKRAIRTLWVTLDEMDLMWIPVYNSWRLNERHYGALQGLNKSEMASKYGEEQVLIWRRSYDVRPPALEKKDPRNPAKDPRYKDLAEKDAPLTECLKDTVARFLPYWHEAIAPAVKSGKRIIIAAHGNSLRALVKYLDNVSDKDIVGMNIPTGLPLVYELDDNLKPLKSYYLGDPEEVKKAMDAVANQGKAAKK; encoded by the coding sequence ATGAAGAGATTGGTGCTGCTGAGACACGGCGAAAGCGTATGGAATAAGGAGAACCGCTTTACCGGATGGACGGACGTCGACCTCTCCGAAAAGGGCATGGCTGAAGCGAAAAAAGGCGGCCAGGCGCTCAAGAAAGAGGGGTTTGTATTCGACGCCGCGTACACATCCGTATTGAAAAGGGCCATTCGGACATTGTGGGTCACCCTTGATGAGATGGACCTTATGTGGATACCGGTCTATAATTCCTGGAGGCTGAACGAGAGGCACTACGGCGCGCTGCAGGGATTGAACAAATCGGAGATGGCCTCGAAATACGGGGAAGAACAGGTTCTTATCTGGAGGCGGAGTTACGACGTCCGTCCGCCGGCCCTGGAGAAGAAAGACCCGAGGAACCCGGCCAAAGACCCGCGCTACAAAGACCTGGCTGAAAAGGATGCGCCTCTTACGGAATGTCTTAAGGATACAGTCGCGCGGTTCCTGCCTTACTGGCATGAGGCTATCGCGCCCGCGGTGAAATCCGGCAAGAGGATCATAATAGCGGCGCACGGGAATTCGTTAAGGGCGCTGGTAAAATATCTGGATAATGTTTCCGACAAAGATATCGTAGGGATGAATATCCCTACAGGACTTCCGTTAGTATATGAACTTGATGATAATCTGAAACCGTTAAAGAGTTATTATCTCGGTGATCCCGAAGAGGTGAAAAAGGCTATGGACGCAGTCGCAAACCAGGGCAAAGCAGCGAAAAAATGA
- the hemW gene encoding radical SAM family heme chaperone HemW, producing the protein MVTSLYIHVPFCKRKCVYCNFYSDIYEEEVASSYMDALASQIQQLEYNISSIYIGGGTPTALSTCLFEKMLKSLKPLVKNVSEFTVEANPESLDEERVMIMLDSGVNRISIGMQSIDDRKLKKIGRIHNSRKAVESVHLAAKRGFKNVSIDLIFGLWGESAERWKKELEEAAKLPVTHVSCYELTYEKGTPLFFAASNKSITPLEDESVAGMYELAIDMLSLRGFKQYEVSNFALEGCESKHNLNYWDNGQYLGLGPSAFSYIGGVRKKNVSGIKDYIIRAENGNDLTDFSEKLPPLETAKETAAVKIRTKGGIDFEWFTAKTGYDFNKIERNAIAELIEKGLIKYKKDNNVPTGICLKRKGFLFCDTVSSALL; encoded by the coding sequence ATGGTAACCTCATTATATATTCATGTACCGTTTTGTAAAAGGAAGTGCGTCTACTGCAACTTTTATAGTGATATTTATGAAGAGGAGGTTGCCTCTTCGTACATGGATGCACTGGCATCACAAATTCAGCAACTCGAATATAATATTTCTAGTATATATATAGGAGGGGGGACCCCCACGGCGTTAAGCACATGTCTCTTCGAAAAGATGCTGAAAAGCCTTAAACCGCTTGTCAAAAATGTTTCCGAATTTACAGTTGAAGCCAATCCGGAAAGCCTTGACGAGGAAAGGGTTATGATCATGCTGGATTCAGGCGTAAACCGTATTAGCATTGGGATGCAATCAATCGATGACCGGAAACTAAAAAAGATAGGCAGGATACATAATAGCAGAAAGGCTGTTGAATCGGTCCATCTCGCCGCTAAGAGAGGATTCAAGAATGTAAGCATCGATCTCATATTCGGGCTTTGGGGCGAAAGCGCGGAGAGATGGAAAAAGGAGCTGGAAGAAGCGGCAAAGCTTCCCGTAACTCACGTCTCCTGCTACGAACTGACCTACGAAAAAGGCACCCCTCTATTTTTTGCCGCATCCAATAAAAGCATTACGCCGCTGGAGGACGAGTCTGTCGCGGGGATGTATGAGCTGGCCATAGACATGCTCAGCCTGAGAGGCTTCAAGCAGTATGAGGTCTCTAACTTCGCGCTCGAAGGATGTGAGTCAAAGCATAATCTTAACTACTGGGATAATGGTCAGTATCTGGGGTTGGGCCCTTCGGCGTTCTCATACATCGGCGGGGTAAGGAAGAAGAATGTGTCGGGCATAAAAGATTATATAATCAGGGCGGAGAATGGCAACGACCTTACGGATTTTAGCGAGAAGCTTCCTCCGCTTGAAACGGCGAAAGAGACCGCAGCCGTGAAGATCAGGACTAAAGGCGGAATCGATTTTGAATGGTTCACGGCAAAGACTGGTTACGATTTTAATAAGATCGAAAGAAATGCCATCGCAGAGCTTATTGAAAAAGGACTTATTAAGTACAAAAAGGATAATAATGTTCCAACCGGCATATGCCTCAAACGAAAAGGATTCCTCTTCTGTGACACCGTTTCCAGCGCGCTGCTGTAG